One window from the genome of Streptomyces sp. WZ-12 encodes:
- a CDS encoding nitroreductase family protein: MSSSSQAHSAPTPPTKRWTPTHGEPYRSVPYRPERMPADESLARAAELRERMDRRRTVRQFAADPVPEQVVRDAIACAATAPSGAHQQPWTFVLVKDAEVRRRIRAAAEAEEQRSYAGRLGEEWLAALRPLGTDEVKPHLTDAPQLIVIFQQRHWLGPDGTKHKHYYVDESVGIAVGMLLSALHLSGLAALVHTPSPMRFLQEVLGRPANEKAFAVIPVGYPAPDCRVPDLVRKSLDQVLVEV; the protein is encoded by the coding sequence ATGTCCTCTTCATCACAGGCGCACAGCGCGCCGACACCCCCGACGAAGCGTTGGACGCCCACTCACGGCGAGCCCTACCGGTCGGTGCCGTACCGGCCGGAGCGGATGCCCGCGGACGAATCGCTGGCCCGCGCCGCCGAGCTGCGGGAGCGGATGGACCGGCGGCGGACGGTGCGGCAGTTCGCCGCCGACCCGGTGCCGGAGCAGGTGGTCCGGGACGCGATCGCCTGCGCCGCCACCGCGCCGTCCGGCGCGCACCAGCAGCCGTGGACGTTCGTCCTGGTCAAGGACGCCGAGGTGCGCCGCCGGATCCGGGCGGCGGCGGAGGCCGAGGAACAGCGCTCCTACGCGGGGCGGCTGGGCGAGGAGTGGCTGGCGGCGCTGCGGCCGCTGGGCACGGACGAGGTCAAGCCGCATCTGACCGACGCCCCGCAACTGATCGTGATCTTCCAGCAGCGGCACTGGCTGGGCCCGGACGGCACCAAGCACAAGCACTACTACGTGGACGAGTCGGTGGGCATCGCGGTCGGGATGCTGCTGTCGGCGCTGCACCTGTCCGGGCTGGCGGCGCTGGTGCACACCCCGAGCCCGATGCGGTTCCTCCAGGAGGTACTGGGCCGGCCGGCCAACGAGAAGGCGTTCGCGGTGATTCCCGTCGGCTACCCGGCCCCGGACTGCCGGGTGCCGGATTTGGTACGAAAGTCCCTTGACCAGGTCTTGGTCGAGGTCTGA
- a CDS encoding GAF domain-containing sensor histidine kinase: MSTGPGAGIPAVSTAILAMSRHLEVRDVLKTIVASARELLDAEYAALGVPDDHGGFAQFVVDGVSAEQWKAIGPLPRQHGILAAMLHNATPERLADVREDPRFGGWPAAHPDMSDFLGLPVADGDEILGALFLANKRCPKPAGGCGFTEEDERLLGILAQHAAIALTNARLYERSRELTIAGERARLAHELHDAVSQKLFSLRLTAQAATALVDRDPARAKDELHQVAALAAEAADELRAAVVELRPAALDEDGLVATLRSQVQVLDRAHTARVSFAAQGVRALPSAQEEALLRVAQEALHNALRHSGAAHVEVSLTRSGQGALLRVADDGRGFDTGVVRRAGRHLGLVSMHDRAGGVGGTLTVESEPGKGTTVEMEVPGG; encoded by the coding sequence ATGAGCACCGGACCGGGTGCCGGGATCCCCGCGGTGAGCACCGCGATCCTGGCCATGAGCAGGCATTTGGAGGTGCGCGACGTCCTCAAGACGATCGTCGCCTCGGCCCGCGAACTCCTGGACGCCGAGTACGCCGCGCTCGGCGTGCCGGACGACCACGGAGGCTTCGCCCAGTTCGTCGTGGACGGCGTCAGCGCCGAGCAGTGGAAGGCCATCGGCCCGCTGCCCCGCCAACACGGCATCCTCGCCGCGATGCTGCACAACGCCACCCCCGAGCGGCTCGCCGACGTCCGCGAGGACCCCCGCTTCGGCGGCTGGCCCGCCGCCCACCCGGACATGTCCGACTTCCTCGGCCTCCCGGTCGCCGACGGCGACGAGATCCTCGGCGCGCTCTTCCTGGCCAACAAGCGCTGCCCCAAGCCCGCCGGCGGGTGCGGCTTCACCGAGGAGGACGAGCGGCTGCTCGGGATACTCGCCCAGCACGCCGCCATCGCCCTCACCAACGCCCGCCTCTACGAGCGCAGCCGCGAGCTGACCATCGCCGGCGAGCGCGCCCGGCTCGCCCACGAGCTGCACGACGCGGTCTCCCAGAAGCTGTTCTCGCTCCGGCTCACCGCCCAGGCCGCGACCGCCCTGGTCGACCGTGACCCGGCCCGCGCCAAGGACGAGCTCCACCAGGTCGCCGCCCTGGCCGCGGAGGCCGCCGACGAGCTCCGCGCCGCCGTCGTCGAGCTGCGCCCGGCGGCCCTGGACGAGGACGGGCTGGTCGCCACCCTCCGCTCCCAGGTCCAGGTCCTGGACCGGGCGCACACCGCCCGGGTCAGCTTCGCCGCCCAGGGCGTGCGGGCGCTGCCCTCCGCCCAGGAGGAGGCGCTGCTCCGGGTCGCCCAGGAGGCGCTGCACAACGCGCTGCGCCACTCCGGCGCCGCGCACGTCGAGGTGAGCCTCACCCGGTCCGGCCAGGGCGCCCTGCTGCGGGTCGCCGACGACGGGCGGGGCTTCGACACCGGCGTCGTCCGCCGGGCCGGACGGCACCTGGGCCTGGTGTCGATGCACGACCGCGCCGGCGGCGTCGGCGGCACGCTCACCGTGGAATCGGAGCCCGGCAAGGGCACCACTGTCGAGATGGAGGTGCCCGGTGGCTGA
- a CDS encoding response regulator, protein MAEHPQGGTERATGEGHAIRVLLVDDHQVVRRGLRTFLEVQDDIEVVGEASDGAEGVAATEQLRPDVVLMDIKMPGMDGVEALRQLRALDNPAKVLVVTSFTEQRTVVPALRAGASGYVYKDIDPDALAGAIRSVHAGHVLLQPEVAGALLSQEDNNGGQGRGGSLTEREREVLGLIADGRSNREIARTLVLSEKTVKTHVSNILMKLDLADRTQAALWAVRHGIGA, encoded by the coding sequence GTGGCTGAACACCCGCAGGGCGGTACCGAACGGGCCACCGGCGAGGGCCACGCGATCCGCGTGCTGCTCGTCGACGACCACCAGGTCGTCCGCCGCGGCCTGCGCACGTTCCTGGAGGTCCAGGACGACATCGAGGTGGTGGGGGAGGCGTCCGACGGAGCCGAGGGCGTCGCCGCCACCGAGCAACTGCGCCCGGACGTCGTCCTCATGGACATCAAGATGCCCGGCATGGACGGCGTCGAGGCGCTCCGCCAGCTCCGCGCGCTCGACAACCCGGCCAAGGTGCTGGTCGTCACCAGCTTCACCGAGCAGCGCACCGTCGTCCCGGCGCTGCGCGCGGGCGCGTCCGGCTACGTCTACAAGGACATCGACCCGGACGCGCTGGCCGGAGCCATCCGCTCGGTGCACGCCGGTCATGTGCTGCTCCAGCCCGAGGTGGCCGGCGCGCTGCTGTCGCAGGAGGACAACAACGGCGGTCAGGGGCGCGGCGGTTCGCTCACCGAGCGGGAGCGGGAGGTGCTGGGGCTGATCGCGGACGGCCGTTCCAACCGCGAGATCGCCCGGACGCTGGTGCTCTCGGAGAAGACCGTCAAGACCCATGTCTCCAACATCCTGATGAAGTTGGACCTCGCCGACCGCACCCAGGCCGCGCTGTGGGCCGTGCGGCACGGCATCGGGGCCTGA
- a CDS encoding chaplin, with protein MKNIKRVAAVTIAGVGLALAGAGVASAHEGPQAQGAAVQSPGVAAGNAVQAPIHVPANICGNTVSVVGLLNPAFGNVCHNN; from the coding sequence GTGAAGAACATCAAGCGAGTTGCGGCCGTCACGATCGCGGGGGTCGGTCTCGCGCTGGCGGGCGCGGGTGTCGCCTCGGCCCACGAGGGTCCGCAGGCCCAGGGTGCCGCGGTGCAGTCGCCCGGCGTCGCCGCGGGCAACGCCGTCCAGGCGCCGATCCACGTCCCCGCGAACATCTGCGGCAACACCGTCTCCGTGGTCGGCCTGCTCAACCCGGCCTTCGGCAACGTCTGCCACAACAACTGA
- a CDS encoding chaplin produces the protein MNTVKKAALVLATTGLAVGAAAGSAFAQDGAQADGKALNSPGVLSGNLVQAPVHVPVNITGNSVNVGGVLNPAFGNLGANG, from the coding sequence ATGAACACCGTCAAAAAGGCCGCCCTTGTCCTTGCCACCACCGGTCTCGCCGTCGGCGCCGCCGCCGGTTCGGCGTTCGCCCAGGACGGCGCGCAGGCCGACGGCAAGGCCCTGAACTCCCCGGGTGTCCTCTCCGGCAACCTCGTTCAGGCCCCGGTGCACGTGCCGGTCAACATCACCGGCAACAGCGTGAACGTCGGCGGCGTGCTGAACCCCGCCTTCGGAAACCTGGGCGCCAACGGCTGA
- a CDS encoding ABC transporter ATP-binding protein, whose amino-acid sequence MGDSALMSDVLELVDVSVVREGRALVDQVSWSVKEGERWVILGPNGAGKTTLLNVASSYLFPSTGTARILGEQLGRVDVFDLRPRIGVAGIALADKLPRRQTVLQTVLTAAYGMTATWREDYDEIDEQRARAFLDRLGMNAHLDRKFGTLSEGERKRTLIARAMMTDPELLLLDEPAAGLDLGGREDLVRRLGRLARDPYAPSMIMVTHHVEEIPPGFTHVLMINQGKVLAAGPLDLELTSSNLSHCFGLPLVVERNGADRWTAQGLPLK is encoded by the coding sequence ATGGGAGACAGTGCGCTCATGAGCGATGTACTGGAGCTGGTGGACGTATCCGTGGTCCGCGAAGGACGGGCTCTGGTGGACCAGGTCTCCTGGTCGGTGAAGGAGGGGGAGCGCTGGGTGATCCTCGGCCCCAACGGAGCCGGCAAGACCACCCTGCTGAACGTCGCCTCCAGTTACCTCTTCCCGAGCACCGGCACCGCCCGGATCCTCGGCGAGCAGTTGGGCCGCGTCGACGTCTTCGACCTGCGCCCGCGCATCGGCGTCGCCGGCATCGCGCTCGCCGACAAGCTGCCGCGCCGTCAGACGGTCCTGCAGACCGTCCTCACCGCCGCCTACGGCATGACCGCCACCTGGCGCGAGGACTACGACGAGATCGACGAGCAGCGCGCCCGCGCCTTCCTCGACCGACTGGGGATGAACGCCCACCTCGACCGGAAGTTCGGCACCCTCTCCGAGGGCGAGCGCAAGCGCACCCTGATCGCCCGCGCGATGATGACCGACCCCGAGCTGCTCCTCCTGGACGAGCCCGCCGCCGGCCTCGACCTCGGTGGCCGCGAGGACCTGGTGCGCCGCCTCGGCCGGCTCGCCCGCGACCCCTACGCGCCCTCGATGATCATGGTCACCCACCACGTCGAGGAGATCCCGCCGGGCTTCACCCACGTCCTGATGATCAATCAGGGCAAGGTGCTGGCTGCCGGCCCGCTCGACCTGGAGCTCACCTCCAGCAACCTCTCCCACTGCTTCGGCCTCCCGCTCGTCGTCGAGCGCAACGGCGCCGACCGCTGGACCGCCCAGGGCCTGCCCCTGAAGTAA
- a CDS encoding NfeD family protein: MWWLFAAVGLGIPLVVTALPEFGMFAVGAVAGAVTAALGGGTVVQFLVFIVVSVALVAVVRPIANRHRGQGPHLASGIEALKGRTATVLERVDGGAGGRIKLAGEIWSARALDGDRVYEPGQQVDVVDIEGATALVI; this comes from the coding sequence GTGTGGTGGCTGTTCGCCGCCGTGGGACTGGGCATACCGCTCGTCGTGACCGCGCTGCCCGAATTCGGGATGTTCGCGGTCGGTGCCGTCGCCGGTGCCGTCACCGCAGCGCTCGGTGGCGGCACCGTCGTGCAATTCCTGGTGTTCATCGTGGTGTCCGTCGCGCTGGTCGCCGTCGTGCGACCGATCGCCAACCGCCACCGGGGCCAGGGCCCGCACCTCGCCTCCGGCATCGAGGCCCTGAAGGGCCGGACCGCCACGGTCCTGGAGCGGGTCGACGGCGGGGCCGGCGGCCGCATCAAACTCGCCGGCGAGATCTGGTCGGCCCGCGCCCTCGACGGCGACCGGGTCTACGAACCGGGACAACAGGTGGACGTGGTGGACATCGAGGGCGCCACCGCCCTCGTCATCTGA
- a CDS encoding SPFH domain-containing protein, whose protein sequence is MGQQRRATGAALDIIIVLIILVVLVFIALLKTIQVIPQASAAIVERFGRYTRTLNAGLNIVVPFIDTVRNRVDLREQVVPFPPQPVITQDNLVVNIDTVIYYQVTDARAATYEVASYIQAIEQLTVTTLRNIIGGMDLERTLTSREEINAALRGVLDEATGKWGIRVNRVELKAIEPPTSIQDSMEKQMRADRDKRAAILQAEGVRQSEILTAEGQKQSAILRAEGEAKAAALRAEGEAQAIRVVFESIHAGDPDQKLLSYQYLQMLPKIAEGDANKLWIVPSEIGDALKGLGGALGNFNPAGGGASIPRPASPERQAPPID, encoded by the coding sequence ATGGGACAGCAACGAAGGGCAACGGGAGCCGCTTTGGATATCATCATCGTCCTGATCATCCTGGTGGTGCTCGTCTTCATCGCACTCCTCAAGACGATCCAGGTCATCCCCCAGGCCAGTGCGGCCATCGTCGAACGTTTCGGCCGCTACACCCGCACGCTCAACGCCGGCCTGAACATCGTCGTCCCGTTCATCGACACGGTCCGCAACCGCGTCGACCTCCGCGAGCAGGTCGTGCCGTTCCCGCCGCAGCCGGTGATCACCCAGGACAACCTCGTCGTCAACATCGACACCGTCATCTACTACCAGGTGACCGACGCCCGCGCCGCCACCTACGAAGTCGCCAGCTACATCCAGGCGATCGAGCAGCTCACCGTCACCACCCTCCGCAACATCATCGGCGGCATGGACCTCGAACGGACCCTGACCTCCCGCGAGGAGATCAACGCGGCGCTCCGCGGTGTCCTCGACGAGGCCACCGGCAAGTGGGGCATCCGCGTCAACCGCGTCGAGCTCAAGGCGATCGAGCCGCCCACCTCCATCCAGGACTCGATGGAGAAGCAGATGCGCGCCGACCGTGACAAGCGCGCCGCGATCCTCCAGGCCGAGGGCGTCCGGCAGTCCGAGATCCTCACCGCCGAGGGCCAGAAGCAGTCCGCGATCCTCCGCGCCGAGGGTGAGGCCAAGGCCGCGGCCCTGCGCGCCGAGGGCGAGGCCCAGGCGATCCGGGTGGTCTTCGAGTCCATCCACGCCGGCGACCCGGACCAGAAGCTGCTGTCGTACCAGTACCTCCAGATGCTCCCGAAGATCGCCGAGGGCGACGCCAACAAGCTCTGGATCGTCCCCAGCGAGATCGGCGACGCGCTCAAGGGCCTCGGCGGCGCCCTCGGCAACTTCAACCCCGCTGGCGGCGGCGCCTCGATCCCCCGGCCCGCCAGCCCCGAGCGGCAGGCACCCCCGATCGACTGA
- a CDS encoding sulfite exporter TauE/SafE family protein has protein sequence MSPWEAVAVFAAGLGAGTINTVVGSGTLITFPVLLAVGLPPVTANVSNSLGLVPGSVSGALGYRRELRGQRSRVLRLGTGAVIGGLGGALLLLALPSSAFDAVVPALIALALVLVVAQPRLAAAVRARHARNGTTAHRDGGPALFTGLLLASVYGGYFGAAQGIIYLSLMGVLLSDDLQRSNALKNVLTALVNAVAAVFFLFVARFDWTAVLLIAVGSALGGQLGARIGRRLPPTALRAVIVTVGLVAIVQLLTK, from the coding sequence GTGTCCCCCTGGGAAGCAGTCGCAGTCTTCGCCGCCGGACTGGGCGCCGGCACCATCAACACCGTCGTCGGCTCCGGCACCCTGATCACTTTCCCCGTCCTGCTCGCCGTCGGCCTCCCGCCGGTGACCGCCAACGTCTCCAACTCCCTTGGCCTGGTGCCCGGTTCGGTCAGCGGCGCCCTCGGGTACCGGCGCGAACTACGAGGTCAGCGCAGCCGGGTGCTGCGCCTCGGGACCGGCGCCGTCATCGGGGGCCTGGGCGGCGCGCTCCTGCTGCTCGCCCTGCCCTCCAGCGCCTTCGACGCGGTGGTCCCCGCCCTGATCGCGCTCGCGCTGGTGCTCGTCGTCGCCCAGCCCCGACTGGCCGCCGCGGTCCGCGCCCGCCACGCCCGCAACGGCACCACCGCCCACCGGGACGGCGGCCCCGCCCTGTTCACCGGCCTGCTGCTGGCCAGCGTCTACGGCGGCTACTTCGGCGCCGCCCAGGGCATCATCTACCTCTCCCTGATGGGCGTCCTACTCAGCGACGACCTCCAGCGCAGCAACGCCCTCAAGAACGTCCTCACCGCTCTCGTCAACGCAGTCGCCGCGGTCTTCTTCCTCTTCGTCGCCCGCTTCGACTGGACCGCGGTGCTCCTCATCGCCGTCGGCTCCGCGCTCGGCGGCCAGCTCGGCGCCAGGATCGGCCGCCGACTGCCGCCCACCGCGCTGCGCGCCGTGATCGTCACGGTGGGGCTGGTGGCCATCGTCCAACTCCTCACGAAATAG
- a CDS encoding HNH endonuclease codes for MRETLVLNASFEPLATVSLRRAVVLVMQDKAVVEHAHPGLRVRAASVDVPVPQVIRLSRYVRVPFRRRAPWSRRGVLARDQHRCAYCGRRATTVDHVVPRSHGGGDTWLNTVASCREDNHRKADRTPEQAGMRLLRKPFEPTPADALVAALGVSVRDELPDWLRALPA; via the coding sequence ATGCGCGAGACGCTGGTGCTGAATGCGAGCTTCGAGCCGCTGGCGACGGTGTCGCTGCGGCGTGCGGTGGTGCTGGTGATGCAGGACAAGGCGGTCGTCGAGCACGCCCACCCGGGGTTGCGGGTCCGGGCGGCCTCGGTGGACGTGCCGGTGCCGCAGGTGATCAGGCTCAGCAGATACGTACGGGTGCCGTTCCGAAGACGGGCGCCCTGGTCCCGGCGGGGTGTGCTGGCGCGTGACCAGCATCGTTGCGCGTACTGCGGGCGGCGGGCGACGACCGTGGACCACGTGGTGCCGCGGTCGCACGGCGGCGGGGACACCTGGCTGAATACCGTCGCCTCGTGCAGGGAGGACAACCACCGCAAGGCGGACCGGACGCCGGAGCAGGCGGGGATGCGGCTGCTGCGGAAGCCCTTCGAGCCGACGCCGGCGGATGCGCTGGTGGCGGCCCTGGGGGTGTCCGTACGGGACGAACTGCCGGACTGGCTGCGGGCGCTGCCGGCGTAG
- a CDS encoding YbhB/YbcL family Raf kinase inhibitor-like protein, translating into MSELKRRPLPHEFHPPVAEFTVVSEEVEPGGALRPEQVYAEGNRSPQLRWEGAPEGTKSYAVTCYDPDAPTGSGFWHWVLFDIPASVTELPAGAGSGDLKGLPAGAVHARNDYGTRDFGGAAPPPGDGPHRYVFTVYAVDQEKLGPDADASPAVVGFNLRFHTLGRAQLIGEYEVPAAG; encoded by the coding sequence GTGTCCGAGCTGAAGCGGCGGCCGCTCCCGCACGAATTCCATCCGCCGGTGGCGGAGTTCACGGTGGTGAGCGAGGAGGTGGAGCCGGGCGGGGCGCTGCGGCCGGAGCAGGTCTACGCCGAGGGGAACCGTTCGCCGCAGTTGCGGTGGGAGGGTGCGCCCGAGGGGACCAAGAGCTACGCCGTCACCTGCTACGACCCGGACGCGCCGACCGGCAGCGGGTTCTGGCACTGGGTGCTCTTCGACATCCCGGCGTCGGTGACGGAGCTGCCGGCCGGGGCCGGCAGCGGTGACCTGAAGGGGCTTCCCGCGGGGGCCGTGCACGCCCGCAACGACTACGGGACGCGGGACTTCGGTGGCGCCGCGCCGCCGCCCGGGGACGGGCCGCACCGCTATGTGTTCACCGTGTACGCCGTCGACCAGGAGAAGTTGGGGCCGGACGCGGACGCCTCGCCCGCGGTGGTCGGCTTCAACCTACGGTTCCACACGCTCGGGCGGGCCCAGTTGATCGGCGAGTACGAGGTGCCGGCCGCCGGCTGA
- a CDS encoding DNA-3-methyladenine glycosylase, whose protein sequence is MTDVPARTPLPRDFFDRPVVDVAPDLLGRTLVRHSPDGPIELRLTEVEAYDGERDPGSHAYRGRTARNATMFGPPGHAYVYFIYGMWFSVNLVCGPEGKASAVLLRAGEILTGEPLAAARRPKARNANELAKGPARLATALDIDRSLDGTDVCAPTDTPLTILHGTPPPRDVVRNGPRTGVGGDGADHPGRYWIDGDPTVSPYRPHSPRRRTATAT, encoded by the coding sequence ATGACCGACGTACCGGCCCGCACGCCCCTCCCGCGCGACTTCTTCGACCGTCCCGTCGTGGACGTCGCCCCGGACCTCCTGGGGCGCACCCTGGTACGCCACAGCCCCGACGGCCCCATCGAGCTCCGCCTCACCGAGGTCGAGGCGTACGACGGCGAGCGCGACCCGGGCTCCCACGCCTACCGCGGCCGCACCGCCCGCAACGCCACCATGTTCGGCCCGCCCGGCCACGCGTACGTCTACTTCATCTACGGCATGTGGTTCAGCGTCAACCTGGTCTGCGGCCCGGAGGGCAAGGCCAGCGCGGTCCTGCTGCGCGCCGGCGAGATCCTGACCGGCGAACCCCTGGCCGCAGCCCGCCGCCCCAAGGCCCGCAACGCCAACGAACTGGCCAAGGGCCCGGCCCGCCTGGCCACCGCCCTCGACATCGACCGCTCCTTGGACGGCACCGACGTCTGCGCGCCCACCGACACCCCGCTCACGATCCTCCACGGCACCCCGCCCCCTCGTGACGTGGTGCGCAACGGCCCCCGCACCGGCGTCGGCGGCGACGGCGCGGACCACCCCGGGCGCTACTGGATCGACGGCGACCCGACCGTCAGCCCCTACCGCCCCCACAGCCCCCGCCGCCGCACCGCCACGGCTACTTGA